One Candidatus Hepatobacter penaei DNA window includes the following coding sequences:
- the ssb gene encoding single-stranded DNA-binding protein, which produces MAASMNKVTLLGNLARDPDVRHSNEGSKIVTLSVATSEQWRDKNTGEKKERAEFHRVVIFNERLADVAEQYLKKGRKVYVEGQLQTRKWTDASGQDRYATEVVLGRYRGELLLLDRGDGGSFDRDASKSAAQVAEGRAEFDQGTGGASSELSALDDDIPF; this is translated from the coding sequence ATGGCCGCATCAATGAACAAAGTTACACTTTTGGGGAATCTGGCGCGTGACCCTGATGTCAGACACAGCAATGAGGGATCGAAGATTGTGACGCTTTCGGTGGCTACCTCTGAGCAGTGGCGTGACAAAAACACAGGCGAAAAGAAAGAGCGTGCCGAGTTTCACCGCGTGGTGATTTTTAATGAGCGTCTAGCTGATGTGGCGGAACAATATCTCAAAAAAGGGCGCAAAGTGTATGTCGAGGGGCAACTTCAGACACGTAAGTGGACGGATGCCTCGGGCCAAGATCGTTATGCGACCGAAGTGGTGCTGGGTCGCTATCGTGGAGAATTGTTGCTGCTTGACCGTGGCGATGGTGGGTCATTTGATCGCGATGCTTCAAAAAGCGCAGCCCAGGTTGCTGAAGGCAGAGCTGAGTTTGATCAAGGTACGGGTGGGGCATCGTCCGAGCTTTCCGCCCTTGATGACGATATTCCTTTTTAA
- a CDS encoding outer membrane protein: MLFLLGFVMLRLSSFLLAASTLVFSTAWALKPHPFIQGGLGLSTTSIKHMFGDFCTHSREGYGTLDDGPNLDGHIIIGARFAEKRFFVSPYAEVRLNAYNQKFTVPLVSEATFYGRGPRLQYSTHPFFHITAKPSFYTFGFGAYIGYTFDALKPYLRLGLASQNIGYEFSHGLTRYTADKMMHSFCWGVGATYDLTPNLSLDMALLTSNKVQKATALQHKSGEVAPGKIETAPFRRVSTDFSVGLRYTFGG, encoded by the coding sequence TTGTTGTTTTTGTTGGGTTTTGTGATGTTGCGTCTTTCCTCTTTTCTATTGGCGGCCTCCACGCTTGTTTTCTCTACGGCCTGGGCCCTTAAGCCGCACCCTTTTATTCAAGGGGGATTGGGGCTTTCGACCACTTCTATCAAACATATGTTTGGCGATTTTTGCACCCACTCACGTGAAGGGTATGGCACCCTTGATGACGGACCAAACCTCGATGGACATATCATCATCGGCGCGCGTTTTGCTGAGAAGCGGTTTTTCGTCAGCCCTTATGCAGAAGTGCGCCTCAATGCCTATAATCAAAAATTTACCGTGCCTTTGGTGTCGGAAGCGACCTTTTATGGGAGAGGACCACGCTTGCAATATTCAACGCATCCCTTTTTTCATATCACCGCTAAGCCCAGTTTTTACACTTTTGGGTTTGGCGCTTATATTGGCTATACGTTTGATGCCCTTAAGCCCTATCTTCGTTTAGGGCTGGCTTCGCAAAATATAGGTTATGAATTTTCCCACGGATTGACACGCTATACCGCTGACAAAATGATGCACAGTTTTTGTTGGGGCGTGGGGGCCACCTATGATCTGACACCTAACCTGTCTTTGGATATGGCGTTGCTCACTTCCAATAAGGTACAAAAAGCCACCGCCCTTCAGCATAAATCGGGGGAGGTGGCACCAGGAAAAATCGAAACAGCGCCTTTCCGCCGCGTCTCTACAGATTTTTCTGTGGGCCTTCGCTATACCTTTGGCGGCTAA
- the rimP gene encoding ribosome maturation factor RimP, which yields MSTAFPSHQERVRTFLSTFFQDAGYRLAYMVTSSNQGTPKLHVAFEHPDGTAPSLDLCVRFHKQLRLLLTQEELFTDTLNLEVSSPGLDRPLFSVEDFKRFQGRDVQLVLKAPIEGKKRFNARLDRVDDTSIHALVHHESLEVAIENIHHCKLIPIL from the coding sequence ATGTCCACAGCCTTTCCTTCCCACCAAGAACGTGTGCGCACGTTTTTGAGCACCTTTTTTCAAGACGCTGGCTATCGCCTGGCCTATATGGTGACCTCTTCGAACCAAGGCACACCCAAACTTCATGTCGCTTTCGAACACCCCGACGGCACAGCGCCGTCCCTTGATCTGTGTGTGCGTTTTCATAAACAACTTCGCTTGTTGCTCACCCAAGAAGAGCTCTTTACAGACACCTTGAATCTTGAAGTGTCCTCGCCAGGGCTGGATCGCCCTTTGTTTAGTGTGGAAGACTTTAAACGCTTTCAAGGCCGGGATGTGCAGTTGGTGCTCAAAGCCCCTATTGAGGGCAAAAAACGATTCAACGCCCGCCTTGACAGGGTGGATGACACGTCGATCCACGCGTTGGTTCACCACGAGTCGCTTGAGGTGGCGATAGAGAATATTCACCATTGTAAATTAATTCCAATCTTATAG